One Phaseolus vulgaris cultivar G19833 chromosome 2, P. vulgaris v2.0, whole genome shotgun sequence DNA window includes the following coding sequences:
- the LOC137811746 gene encoding two-pore potassium channel 3 isoform X1, whose amino-acid sequence MEKEPLLPYFSPRKKPQPLSPLCPLPEHDEMVLPMTPMEFKDRLIFGPVCASPRDPSPLADALTLPLNSPKCSSSAAQDYASPSRFDSQQQQLSSWLLDPNYSWRKTNLHRSKTAPAMAVISDFNPQSSVPRPQFGSQSVVRQGVILLVLYLALGVVIYWFNRHNFTATETHPVVDALYFCIVTMCTIGYGDITPNSTATKLFSILFVLVGFGFIDILLSGMVSYVLDLQENHMLTAVKGRRGEKDGKSYIIDVKKGRMRIRLKVALALGVVVICIGIGVAVMHFVEKLGWLDSFYLSVMSVTTVGYGDHAFKTMHGRIFAAIWLLVSTLAVARAFLYLAEARVDKRQRRMAKWILGQDMTVSEFLAADIDNNGFVSKSEYVIYKLKEMGIVSEKDIMQVSEKFDRLDAGNCGKITLADLMDSHN is encoded by the exons ATGGAAAAGGAGCCTCTGCTCCCATATTTCAGCCCCAGAAAGAAGCCTCAACCATTGTCACCGCTATGTCCTTTGCCAGAGCACGATGAAATGGTTCTTCCAATGACCCCCATGGAATTCAAGGACCGTCTCATCTTTGGTCCTGTTTGTGCTTCTCCAAGGGACCCTTCACCTTTGGCCGATGCcttaacactccccctcaattCCCCAAAATGTTCCTCTTCTGCCGCGCAGGACTATGCATCGCCGTCACGGTTTGATTCCCAGCAGCAACAGCTATCTTCTTGGCTCCTTGACCCCAATTACTCCTGGCGGAAAACAAACCTTCACCGCTCCAAAACCGCGCCGGCCATGGCGGTGATAAGCGATTTCAACCCCCAATCCTCTGTTCCTAGGCCGCAATTTGGCAGCCAGAGTGTTGTGCGGCAGGGTGTGATTCTTCTTGTTCTTTATCTGGCATTAGGGGTTGTCATTTATTGGTTCAATCGTCATAATTTTACAGCTACTGAAACTCATCCTGTAGTTGATGCATTGTATTTTTGTATAGTCACAATGTGCACAATAGGATATGGTGACATCACTCCAAATAGCACAGCAACTAAGCTTTTCTCTATATTGTTTGTGTTGGTGGGGTTTGGATTTATAGACATATTGCTGAGTGGGATGGTTAGCTATGTGCTTGATTTGCAGGAGAATCATATGTTGACGGCAGTGAAGGGGAGGAGGGGTGAGAAGGACGGGAAGTCCTATATAATTGATGTGAAGAAAGGGAGGATGAGGATTCGATTGAAGGTGGCACTGGCGTTGGGAGTTGTGGTGATTTGTATTGGGATAGGTGTGGCGGTTATGCATTTTGTGGAGAAGCTTGGATGGTTGGACTCTTTTTATCTTTCAGTTATGTCGGTTACTACGGTCGGGTATGGAGACCATGCTTTCAAGACCATGCATGGCCGGATCTTTGCTGCAATTTGGTTGCTCGTGTCAACGCTTGCTGTGGCTCGAGCGTTCCTCTATTTGGCCGAGGCAAGAGTGGATAAGCGGCAGAGGAGGATGGCGAAGTGGATTCTTGGTCAGGATATGACTGTTTCTGAGTTTCTTGCTGCAGACATAGACAACAATGGCTTTGTGAG TAAATCCGAATATGTTATATACAAGCTCAAGGAGATGGGAATAGTATCTGAGAAGGACATCATGCAGGTTAGTGAGAAGTTTGATAGACTAGATGCTGGCAACTGCGGAAAAATAACGCTTGCTGATCTCATGGATAGTCATAATTGA
- the LOC137811746 gene encoding two-pore potassium channel 3 isoform X2, with amino-acid sequence MEKEPLLPYFSPRKKPQPLSPLCPLPEHDEMVLPMTPMEFKDRLIFGPVCASPRDPSPLADALTLPLNSPKCSSSAAQDYASPSRFDSQQQQLSSWLLDPNYSWRKTNLHRSKTAPAMAVISDFNPQSSVPRPQFGSQSVVRQGVILLVLYLALGVVIYWFNRHNFTATETHPVVDALYFCIVTMCTIGYGDITPNSTATKLFSILFVLVGFGFIDILLSGMVSYVLDLQENHMLTAVKGRRGEKDGKSYIIDVKKGRMRIRLKVALALGVVVICIGIGVAVMHFVEKLGWLDSFYLSVMSVTTVGYGDHAFKTMHGRIFAAIWLLVSTLAVARAFLYLAEARVDKRQRRMAKWILGQDMTVSEFLAADIDNNGFVRVVISPG; translated from the exons ATGGAAAAGGAGCCTCTGCTCCCATATTTCAGCCCCAGAAAGAAGCCTCAACCATTGTCACCGCTATGTCCTTTGCCAGAGCACGATGAAATGGTTCTTCCAATGACCCCCATGGAATTCAAGGACCGTCTCATCTTTGGTCCTGTTTGTGCTTCTCCAAGGGACCCTTCACCTTTGGCCGATGCcttaacactccccctcaattCCCCAAAATGTTCCTCTTCTGCCGCGCAGGACTATGCATCGCCGTCACGGTTTGATTCCCAGCAGCAACAGCTATCTTCTTGGCTCCTTGACCCCAATTACTCCTGGCGGAAAACAAACCTTCACCGCTCCAAAACCGCGCCGGCCATGGCGGTGATAAGCGATTTCAACCCCCAATCCTCTGTTCCTAGGCCGCAATTTGGCAGCCAGAGTGTTGTGCGGCAGGGTGTGATTCTTCTTGTTCTTTATCTGGCATTAGGGGTTGTCATTTATTGGTTCAATCGTCATAATTTTACAGCTACTGAAACTCATCCTGTAGTTGATGCATTGTATTTTTGTATAGTCACAATGTGCACAATAGGATATGGTGACATCACTCCAAATAGCACAGCAACTAAGCTTTTCTCTATATTGTTTGTGTTGGTGGGGTTTGGATTTATAGACATATTGCTGAGTGGGATGGTTAGCTATGTGCTTGATTTGCAGGAGAATCATATGTTGACGGCAGTGAAGGGGAGGAGGGGTGAGAAGGACGGGAAGTCCTATATAATTGATGTGAAGAAAGGGAGGATGAGGATTCGATTGAAGGTGGCACTGGCGTTGGGAGTTGTGGTGATTTGTATTGGGATAGGTGTGGCGGTTATGCATTTTGTGGAGAAGCTTGGATGGTTGGACTCTTTTTATCTTTCAGTTATGTCGGTTACTACGGTCGGGTATGGAGACCATGCTTTCAAGACCATGCATGGCCGGATCTTTGCTGCAATTTGGTTGCTCGTGTCAACGCTTGCTGTGGCTCGAGCGTTCCTCTATTTGGCCGAGGCAAGAGTGGATAAGCGGCAGAGGAGGATGGCGAAGTGGATTCTTGGTCAGGATATGACTGTTTCTGAGTTTCTTGCTGCAGACATAGACAACAATGGCTTTGTGAG GGTTGTGATATCTCCAGGATGA
- the LOC137809430 gene encoding secreted RxLR effector protein 161-like has product MDKCSASLVPIQKGDKFSLMQCPENDLEWKQMENIPYAFVIGSLMYAQTCTRPDISFAVGMLGRYQSDTGLDHWKTTKKVLRYLQGTKNHMLTYRKFDHLEVIGYTNSDFASCMDTRKFTFGYVYLLAGGAISWKSVKQSYCIHHGG; this is encoded by the coding sequence ATGGATAAATGTTCAGCATCTCTTGTTCCAATACAaaaaggagacaaatttagtctcatgcaatgtccaGAGAATGATTTGGAATGGAAGCAGATGGAGAATATCCCTTATGCATTTGTTATTGGGAGTTTGATGTATGCACAAACAtgtacaagaccagatattagctttgcagttggtatgcttggtagATACCAAAGTGATACAGGATTAGATCATTGGAAAACtacaaagaaagttttaagatacttaCAAGGGACAAAGAATCACATGCTTACGTATAGGAAATTTGATcatcttgaggtgattggatatacaAATTCAGATTTTGCTAGTTGTATGGATACAAGAAAGTTCacatttggttatgtgtatcttttagccggaggagcgatttcatggaaaagtgtGAAGCAGTCATATTGCATCCACCATGGAGgctga